From one Amycolatopsis sp. FDAARGOS 1241 genomic stretch:
- a CDS encoding NAD(P)-dependent oxidoreductase encodes MTATVALLGLGEVGSVLAEDLAGVKLTAWDVALADGASAASRTAKRFSLVSGVDAHDAVREADLVISAVTAANDLVAARSVADGLPAGCWFLDLNSAAPGQKQAAAEVVEAAGGRYVESAVMSPIHPKRLAAPMLLGGPHAAEFVEFARPLGFTGLEVYADVVGRAAATKLCRSVVIKGVEALLAESLLAAREWGVEGRVLASLSNLLPADDWQQLAAYMISRSLEHGVRRAEELREAAVTVAETGVEPVMAEAIARRQDWAAAHRPADLGELEKQLLPLLDAVRTRMSEEDPKGDPE; translated from the coding sequence ATGACGGCCACCGTCGCGCTGCTGGGCCTCGGTGAGGTCGGCTCCGTGCTCGCGGAGGACCTTGCCGGGGTGAAGCTGACCGCGTGGGACGTGGCGCTGGCCGACGGGGCGAGCGCCGCCTCCCGCACCGCGAAGCGCTTCAGCCTGGTGTCCGGTGTGGACGCTCACGATGCCGTGCGCGAAGCCGATCTCGTGATCAGCGCGGTCACGGCGGCCAACGACCTCGTGGCCGCGCGGTCGGTGGCCGACGGGCTGCCCGCCGGCTGCTGGTTCCTCGACCTCAACTCCGCCGCACCGGGCCAGAAGCAGGCGGCGGCCGAGGTGGTCGAGGCCGCCGGCGGCCGGTACGTCGAGTCCGCCGTGATGTCCCCGATCCACCCCAAGCGGCTCGCCGCCCCGATGCTGCTCGGCGGGCCCCACGCGGCCGAGTTCGTGGAGTTCGCGCGCCCGCTCGGGTTCACCGGGCTGGAGGTCTACGCCGACGTCGTGGGCCGCGCGGCGGCCACCAAGCTGTGCCGCTCCGTGGTGATCAAGGGCGTGGAAGCACTGCTCGCGGAGTCGCTGCTGGCCGCGCGGGAGTGGGGAGTGGAAGGGCGCGTGCTCGCGTCGCTGTCCAACCTGCTGCCCGCCGACGATTGGCAACAGCTGGCCGCGTACATGATCTCCCGCTCGCTCGAGCACGGTGTCCGCCGGGCCGAGGAGCTTCGGGAGGCCGCGGTGACCGTGGCCGAGACCGGCGTCGAGCCCGTGATGGCCGAGGCGATCGCGCGCCGGCAGGACTGGGCCGCGGCGCACCGGCCGGCGGACCTCGGCGAACTCGAAAAGCAGCTGCTGCCGTTGCTCGACGCCGTCCGCACGCGAATGTCCGAAGAAGACCCGAAAGGCGACCCTGAGTGA
- a CDS encoding MFS transporter: MTETTASASPAAVRGRDRLPGRALFGLFVAGFIGILTECLPAGLLPEISRTLNTSVAATGQIVTIYAAATAVAAIPLSRLTAKWSRKSVLQVALGIVTVTNALTALSTAYTLTMIIRFVAGLGTALVWTQLAGYAARLSPANVQGRAIAIALAGTPISLAIGVPVGTWLRTFDGWETAFWVSAALALVNMLWFVVFLPDLPGQADHERFTLRQVVAMPGLRTILFALTTYMVAHNILYTYVTDFLRSAGMAAQAGWVLFAFGVASVLSVVVVGAHIDRHLRKLIVASTLLFAVSVLVLAVLVGVPVLVYVAAAAWGLAVGSSPSLFIGGAINAGGEAADVAQSIVISFFSASIALGGLVGGLLIDGLGTGSLTWSSLVLLIAAAIAVLGGRKHAFPKGA; this comes from the coding sequence ATGACCGAAACGACAGCCTCAGCTTCGCCCGCCGCGGTGCGCGGACGGGACCGCCTTCCGGGCAGGGCCCTCTTCGGGCTCTTCGTCGCCGGGTTCATCGGCATCCTCACCGAATGCCTCCCGGCGGGTTTGCTCCCCGAGATCTCCCGGACCCTGAATACCAGCGTCGCCGCCACCGGCCAGATCGTCACGATCTACGCGGCGGCGACCGCGGTCGCGGCGATCCCGCTGTCGCGGCTCACCGCGAAGTGGTCGCGCAAGTCCGTGCTGCAGGTGGCGCTGGGCATCGTCACCGTCACCAACGCGCTGACTGCGCTGTCCACCGCCTACACCCTCACGATGATCATCCGGTTCGTCGCCGGCCTCGGCACCGCGCTGGTCTGGACCCAGCTGGCCGGTTACGCCGCGCGGCTGTCGCCGGCGAACGTGCAGGGCCGCGCCATCGCCATCGCGCTGGCGGGAACGCCGATCTCGCTGGCCATCGGTGTCCCCGTGGGCACCTGGCTGCGGACCTTCGACGGCTGGGAGACCGCGTTCTGGGTCTCGGCCGCGCTGGCGCTGGTGAACATGCTCTGGTTCGTCGTGTTCCTGCCCGACCTGCCGGGGCAGGCCGACCACGAGCGCTTCACCCTGCGTCAGGTCGTGGCGATGCCGGGGCTGCGCACGATCCTGTTCGCGCTCACCACGTACATGGTCGCGCACAACATCCTCTACACCTACGTGACCGATTTCCTGAGGTCGGCAGGCATGGCAGCGCAGGCCGGCTGGGTGCTGTTCGCCTTCGGGGTCGCGTCGGTCCTGAGCGTGGTCGTCGTCGGCGCGCACATCGACCGGCACCTGCGCAAGCTGATCGTCGCCAGCACGCTGCTGTTCGCGGTGAGCGTGCTCGTCCTGGCCGTGCTGGTAGGGGTGCCGGTGCTGGTCTACGTCGCCGCCGCGGCGTGGGGCCTGGCGGTCGGCAGTTCGCCGAGCCTGTTCATCGGCGGCGCGATCAACGCCGGCGGCGAGGCGGCCGACGTCGCCCAGTCGATCGTGATCTCGTTCTTCTCGGCGTCGATCGCCCTCGGCGGTCTGGTGGGTGGCCTGCTCATCGACGGCCTGGGGACGGGTTCGCTGACCTGGTCCTCGCTGGTGCTCCTGATCGCCGCGGCGATCGCGGTGCTCGGCGGCCGCAAGCACGCCTTCCCGAAGGGCGCCTGA
- a CDS encoding MFS transporter: protein MSGPATSPPADTGAKTSTRNAVIGASFGFFVDMFDVYLPVVALTPAMNYFLPPSVSPGSRAVITSLIFVATLIGRPLGSLIFGRLADKVGRRRVTLWSITGCGICTLLIALLPGYHAVGLLGVVLMVVLRLIDGVFLGGEYTGATPLAMEAAPTGKRGWYGGLVGMGFPISYCAISLVTFVMLRIAPSGGPNSAYSQWGWRVPFLVGAALCAVFCVYFSRTVEESETWKSAKKSRTPIRDVLVGSSRKQFIQVFIIMSGIWFASNLASGLLPSALQFQAHVSATQVTAALVIVQAIHSVLFPFLGLLSEKIGRRKFLAWSGVGIGVVCSAAFATISLGWWSGFGAVLLLTLVIRLSGGSTFAVTPSYLCERFPPAVRGSGFGLGYSMPLILTSFYAYYQGWLEHLMPAGFTAAALLVLGGALVLVGSLLGPETKDVDLGVTTAGQPEAKAVTA, encoded by the coding sequence ATGTCCGGACCGGCAACGTCACCGCCCGCCGACACGGGGGCCAAGACCTCGACCCGCAACGCCGTCATCGGCGCTTCCTTCGGCTTCTTCGTCGACATGTTCGACGTGTACCTGCCGGTGGTCGCGCTCACCCCGGCGATGAACTACTTCCTCCCGCCGTCGGTGTCACCGGGCAGCCGGGCCGTGATCACGTCGCTGATCTTCGTGGCCACCCTGATCGGCAGGCCGCTCGGTTCGCTGATCTTCGGCCGGCTGGCCGACAAGGTCGGGCGCCGCCGCGTCACGCTGTGGTCGATCACCGGCTGCGGCATCTGCACCCTGCTGATCGCGCTGCTGCCCGGCTATCACGCCGTGGGCCTGCTCGGCGTCGTGCTGATGGTGGTGCTGCGCCTGATCGACGGCGTCTTCCTCGGCGGCGAGTACACCGGCGCCACGCCGCTCGCCATGGAGGCGGCGCCCACTGGCAAGCGCGGCTGGTACGGCGGCCTCGTGGGCATGGGTTTCCCCATCTCGTACTGCGCGATCTCGCTCGTGACCTTCGTGATGCTGCGCATCGCGCCTTCGGGTGGCCCGAACTCCGCCTACTCGCAGTGGGGCTGGCGGGTGCCGTTTCTCGTGGGCGCGGCGCTGTGCGCGGTGTTCTGCGTGTACTTCTCGCGCACCGTCGAGGAGTCCGAGACGTGGAAGTCGGCGAAGAAGTCGCGCACGCCGATCCGCGACGTGCTCGTGGGTTCTTCACGCAAGCAGTTCATTCAGGTGTTCATCATCATGAGCGGCATCTGGTTCGCGTCCAACCTCGCCTCCGGTCTGCTGCCGAGCGCCTTGCAGTTCCAGGCACACGTGTCGGCGACGCAGGTGACGGCCGCGCTCGTGATCGTGCAGGCGATCCACTCCGTGTTGTTCCCGTTCCTGGGCCTGCTCTCGGAGAAGATCGGGCGGCGCAAGTTCCTGGCCTGGTCCGGTGTCGGCATCGGCGTGGTCTGCTCCGCCGCGTTCGCCACGATCAGCCTCGGCTGGTGGTCCGGCTTCGGCGCGGTGCTGCTGCTGACGCTCGTGATCCGGCTTTCGGGCGGCAGCACGTTCGCCGTCACGCCCTCCTACCTGTGCGAACGGTTCCCACCCGCCGTGCGCGGCAGCGGCTTCGGCCTCGGCTACAGCATGCCGCTGATCCTGACCTCGTTCTACGCCTACTACCAGGGCTGGCTCGAGCACCTCATGCCGGCGGGCTTCACAGCCGCGGCGCTGCTCGTGCTCGGCGGCGCGCTCGTGCTCGTCGGTTCGCTGCTGGGCCCGGAGACCAAGGACGTCGACCTCGGGGTCACCACGGCCGGGCAGCCCGAGGCGAAGGCCGTGACGGCATGA
- a CDS encoding MFS transporter, giving the protein MLESRVVRKLSTRLLPVLIIGYFLAIIDRANLGVAALTMNADLGIGAAAFGFAASVFFVPYVVLEVPSNLALARFGTRWWIARILLTWGIISAAHALVWNVPSLYVARALLGAAEAGFFPGVIFYLTLWFPAAYRGRIMATFTAGIPVALIIGTPLSGLILNLEGWIGLHGWQWVYLIEGIPAVLMGVLIPWLLPKSPETAKFLDAEERAWLTDTLAREAAEREALGGAGSTRRKVLKTLLSPKVLMFAVAYYGLTNLNGAVSTFLPQILKPFGLSNTTTTFVAAIPYVFGLIGMLVLGRLADRPGKRAVSLYVALGVLLVGLVASAAFDAPVVKLVALCVAAFGVFGVLPTFWGLPTAILTGAAAAGGIALINALGNLSSVVNPAVIGAIDAKTGSFDGGLLWLAAMAVVAILAVTAILLVWRPQRQALVSAPGSAPKQEV; this is encoded by the coding sequence ATGCTCGAATCACGGGTGGTGCGGAAGCTGTCGACGAGGCTGCTGCCCGTCCTCATCATCGGTTACTTCCTGGCGATCATCGACCGCGCGAACCTGGGGGTCGCCGCGCTCACGATGAACGCCGACCTCGGGATCGGCGCCGCGGCCTTCGGGTTCGCCGCGAGCGTGTTCTTCGTGCCGTACGTGGTGCTGGAAGTGCCGTCGAACCTGGCGCTGGCCCGGTTCGGCACCCGCTGGTGGATCGCCCGGATCCTCCTGACCTGGGGCATCATCTCCGCAGCCCACGCGCTGGTGTGGAACGTCCCGAGCCTCTACGTCGCCCGCGCGTTGCTCGGGGCGGCCGAAGCCGGGTTCTTCCCCGGTGTGATCTTCTACCTCACGCTGTGGTTTCCCGCCGCCTACCGCGGCCGCATCATGGCGACGTTCACCGCCGGCATCCCGGTGGCCCTGATCATCGGCACGCCCTTGTCCGGCCTGATCCTCAACCTGGAAGGCTGGATCGGCCTGCACGGCTGGCAGTGGGTGTACCTCATCGAAGGCATCCCCGCCGTGCTCATGGGCGTGCTGATCCCGTGGCTGCTGCCGAAGAGCCCCGAGACGGCGAAGTTCCTCGACGCCGAGGAACGCGCGTGGCTCACGGACACCCTCGCCCGCGAAGCCGCGGAACGCGAAGCGCTGGGCGGAGCCGGCAGCACGCGGCGCAAGGTCCTCAAGACGCTGCTGAGCCCGAAGGTGCTGATGTTCGCGGTGGCTTACTACGGTCTGACGAACCTCAACGGGGCGGTCAGCACGTTCCTCCCGCAGATCCTCAAGCCATTCGGGCTGAGCAACACGACGACGACGTTCGTCGCCGCCATCCCGTACGTGTTCGGGCTGATCGGCATGCTCGTGCTCGGCCGCCTGGCCGACCGTCCGGGCAAGCGTGCGGTGAGCCTGTACGTCGCGCTCGGTGTGTTGTTGGTCGGGCTGGTGGCGTCGGCGGCGTTCGACGCGCCGGTGGTGAAGCTCGTGGCGCTGTGCGTGGCGGCCTTCGGTGTGTTCGGGGTGCTGCCGACGTTCTGGGGGCTGCCGACCGCGATCCTCACCGGCGCGGCCGCCGCGGGCGGCATCGCGCTGATCAACGCGCTCGGCAACCTGTCCAGCGTCGTCAACCCGGCCGTGATCGGCGCCATCGACGCGAAGACGGGCAGCTTCGACGGGGGCCTGCTGTGGCTCGCCGCGATGGCGGTGGTCGCGATCCTCGCGGTCACGGCGATCCTGCTCGTGTGGCGCCCGCAGCGCCAAGCGCTGGTGTCCGCGCCCGGCTCCGCGCCGAAGCAGGAGGTCTGA
- a CDS encoding LacI family DNA-binding transcriptional regulator has product MGRVGIRELAAELGMSISTVSRAMNSRGEVSEATRERVRSAAERLGYQPNQSGRTLRRGATGTVALVMQTTTARTEMGETFYFTVCNGLQQVLAKRSLDLVLLPVGPAKDPYRYLVNAVDRHIADAYIISNTHRVDPRVELLTDRGVPFVALGRGGPEGHAWLDLDFEGVAAQTVERLVAAGHTRIALAYDDGDVNSTWEYTRGYRQSLAAHGLEPAAEIRLPDTPEGGGLLAERLLAMDPAPTAVMLAQETLALGLYKRFAETGVRPGEDLAVVGFRKNPVCDYLVPALTTFEVSLEAYGRRLGEIVLARMASPGEPVQEVWPMTVSPGTSDTAPPRAATRLG; this is encoded by the coding sequence ATGGGCCGGGTGGGGATCCGGGAGCTGGCGGCCGAGCTCGGCATGTCGATCAGCACCGTGTCGCGGGCGATGAACTCGCGCGGCGAGGTCAGCGAGGCCACGCGCGAGCGTGTCCGGTCCGCGGCCGAGCGCCTCGGGTACCAGCCGAACCAGTCCGGGCGCACGCTGCGGCGCGGCGCGACCGGCACCGTCGCGCTCGTCATGCAGACCACCACCGCCCGCACGGAGATGGGTGAGACGTTCTACTTCACCGTCTGCAACGGCCTGCAGCAGGTGCTGGCCAAGCGCTCCCTGGACCTCGTGCTGTTGCCGGTCGGGCCGGCGAAGGACCCCTACCGGTACCTGGTCAACGCCGTCGACCGGCACATCGCCGACGCGTACATCATCTCCAACACCCACCGTGTCGACCCGCGCGTGGAACTGCTGACCGACCGCGGCGTGCCGTTCGTGGCGCTCGGCCGCGGCGGGCCCGAGGGGCACGCGTGGCTGGACCTGGACTTCGAAGGCGTCGCCGCGCAGACCGTGGAGCGGCTCGTGGCGGCCGGGCACACGCGCATCGCGCTCGCCTACGACGACGGCGACGTGAACAGCACGTGGGAGTACACGCGGGGCTACCGGCAGTCGCTCGCCGCGCACGGTCTCGAGCCGGCCGCCGAGATCCGCCTGCCCGACACGCCCGAGGGCGGCGGGCTGCTGGCGGAGCGGCTGCTCGCGATGGACCCGGCGCCGACGGCGGTGATGCTGGCGCAGGAGACGCTCGCGCTGGGCCTGTACAAGCGCTTCGCCGAAACGGGGGTGCGTCCCGGCGAGGACCTGGCCGTGGTCGGGTTCCGCAAGAACCCGGTGTGCGACTACCTCGTTCCGGCGCTGACGACGTTCGAAGTGTCATTGGAAGCATACGGCCGGCGGCTCGGCGAGATCGTGCTCGCGCGGATGGCCTCGCCAGGGGAACCCGTGCAGGAGGTCTGGCCGATGACGGTCTCGCCCGGGACGAGCGACACCGCTCCCCCGCGCGCGGCGACGCGGCTGGGCTGA
- a CDS encoding 4-oxalomesaconate tautomerase, which yields MTGVRCLLMRGGTSKGAYFLAEDLPSEARARDDLLLRIMGSPDPRQIDGIGGAHPLTSKVAVVSPSQSPGADVDYLFLQLGVAEATVTDKQNCGNLLAGVGAFAVERGLVPASDGETIVRIRMVNSGSTAVARFPTPGGVVEYGGDTAISGVPGTAAPVVLDFADTAGSTGHGLLPTGRLVDTVDGVPVTCVDNGMPVVVARAADFGLTGYEPVEQLKADAALRERIQSLRLHAGELMGLGDVRESSVPKTTLVAPPVDGGTICTRTFIPLEPHTSIGVLGAVSVATALLIDGAVGHELAKLPPSARIDVEHPTGHLQVEVEVDTSETPPRVLRSGVVRTARKLFDGTVFPR from the coding sequence ATGACCGGGGTCCGCTGCCTGCTGATGCGCGGCGGCACGTCCAAGGGCGCGTACTTCCTCGCCGAGGACCTGCCGTCCGAGGCGCGAGCGCGCGACGACCTGCTGTTGCGCATCATGGGCAGCCCGGACCCCCGCCAGATCGACGGGATCGGCGGCGCGCACCCGCTCACCAGCAAGGTGGCGGTGGTGTCGCCGAGCCAGTCCCCTGGCGCCGATGTCGATTATCTGTTCCTGCAGCTGGGCGTCGCCGAGGCGACCGTGACCGACAAGCAGAACTGCGGCAACCTGCTCGCGGGCGTCGGGGCGTTCGCGGTCGAACGCGGGCTCGTGCCGGCTTCCGACGGCGAGACGATCGTGCGGATCCGGATGGTCAACTCCGGCAGCACGGCCGTGGCGCGTTTCCCCACCCCCGGTGGGGTCGTCGAGTACGGCGGGGACACCGCCATCTCGGGAGTCCCCGGCACCGCCGCCCCGGTCGTGCTCGACTTCGCCGACACGGCGGGGTCGACGGGCCACGGGCTGCTGCCGACCGGCCGCCTGGTGGACACTGTGGACGGTGTGCCGGTGACCTGTGTGGACAACGGTATGCCGGTCGTCGTCGCGCGGGCGGCGGACTTCGGGCTCACCGGGTATGAACCGGTCGAGCAGCTGAAAGCCGATGCCGCCCTGCGCGAGCGGATCCAATCGCTGCGGCTGCACGCCGGCGAGCTGATGGGCCTCGGCGACGTGCGCGAGAGCTCCGTGCCCAAGACCACGCTCGTCGCCCCGCCCGTGGACGGCGGCACGATCTGCACTCGCACGTTCATCCCGCTCGAACCGCACACGTCGATCGGTGTCCTCGGCGCGGTCAGCGTCGCCACGGCGCTGCTGATCGACGGGGCGGTCGGCCACGAGCTAGCGAAGCTGCCCCCCTCGGCGAGGATCGACGTCGAGCACCCGACCGGGCACCTGCAGGTCGAGGTCGAGGTGGACACGAGCGAAACCCCGCCGCGGGTGCTCCGCAGCGGGGTCGTGCGCACGGCCCGGAAACTCTTCGACGGCACGGTTTTCCCGCGCTGA
- a CDS encoding amidohydrolase family protein: protein MIIDCHGHYTTVPAAHTSWREAQRAAYDAGTAAPAYPEISDDELRESVQGQLGLMADRGVDLTVFSPRASAMGHHIGDEAVSAEWARVCNDLVHRVATLYPDEFIGVCQLPQSPGVPIEKSVAELRRCVEELGFVGANLNPDPSGGHWSAPPLVDKSWYPFYEAMVELDVPAMVHVSASDNPSFHATGAHYLNADTTAFMQFLQSDLFKDFPDLRFVIPHGGGAVPYHWGRYRGLADMLGRPEPDEGVLPNVFFDTCVYHQPGINLLFDVINVDNVLFGSEMVGAVRGIDSRTGHHFDDTRRYVDALGLSDEDRTKVYEGNVRRVYPRLDQALKARGR, encoded by the coding sequence GTGATCATCGACTGTCACGGCCACTACACCACCGTGCCCGCGGCGCACACGAGCTGGCGCGAGGCGCAGCGCGCAGCCTACGACGCGGGCACTGCGGCCCCGGCCTACCCGGAGATCTCCGACGACGAGCTGCGCGAATCGGTGCAAGGCCAGCTGGGGCTGATGGCCGACCGCGGGGTGGACCTCACCGTGTTCTCGCCGCGGGCGTCGGCGATGGGCCACCACATCGGGGACGAGGCCGTGAGTGCCGAGTGGGCTCGGGTGTGCAACGACCTCGTTCACCGCGTCGCCACCCTCTACCCGGACGAGTTCATCGGCGTCTGCCAGCTGCCGCAGTCGCCGGGGGTGCCGATCGAGAAGTCCGTCGCCGAGCTGCGCCGCTGCGTCGAAGAACTCGGGTTCGTGGGCGCCAACCTCAACCCCGACCCCAGCGGCGGCCACTGGAGCGCGCCGCCGCTGGTGGACAAGAGCTGGTACCCGTTCTACGAGGCCATGGTGGAGCTCGACGTGCCCGCGATGGTGCACGTGTCCGCTTCGGACAACCCGAGCTTCCACGCCACCGGCGCGCACTACCTCAATGCCGACACCACGGCGTTCATGCAGTTCCTGCAGTCCGACCTGTTCAAGGACTTCCCGGATCTGCGCTTCGTGATCCCGCACGGCGGGGGAGCGGTGCCGTACCACTGGGGCCGCTACCGCGGGCTCGCCGACATGCTCGGCCGTCCCGAACCCGACGAGGGTGTGCTGCCGAACGTCTTCTTCGACACGTGCGTGTACCACCAGCCCGGCATCAACCTGCTGTTCGACGTGATCAACGTCGACAACGTGCTGTTCGGCTCGGAGATGGTCGGCGCCGTGCGCGGCATCGACTCGCGCACCGGGCACCACTTCGACGACACCCGCCGTTACGTCGATGCGCTCGGACTGTCCGATGAGGACAGGACCAAGGTGTACGAGGGCAACGTGCGCCGCGTCTACCCGCGCCTGGACCAGGCACTGAAGGCGAGGGGCCGGTGA
- a CDS encoding amidohydrolase family protein — protein MTAFTADEGWLSYDPDPSKPEFLLPPGTVDVHTHVFGPGDTFPYAPERKYTPTDASKEQLFALRDFLGIDRQVIVQATCHGADNSALVDALAAAGERARGIATIRGDEPDEELARLHAAGVRGIRLNFVRRLVDPKPDAYYHDLAARITPLGWHLVVYFEAADLAEKWDFFTSLPTTVLVDHMGRPDVTKPVDGPEFGRFRTLLREHPNFHVKVTGPERLTVAGPPYDDVVPFGRALVEEFPDRVLWGTDWPHPNMKSHMPDDGKLVDFVPRIAPTDEARRKLLITNPMRLYWGE, from the coding sequence GTGACCGCCTTCACCGCCGACGAGGGCTGGCTGTCCTACGACCCGGATCCGTCGAAGCCGGAGTTCTTGTTGCCACCGGGCACCGTCGACGTGCACACGCACGTCTTCGGCCCTGGCGACACGTTCCCGTACGCGCCCGAGCGCAAGTACACGCCGACCGACGCGAGCAAGGAGCAGCTGTTCGCGCTGCGCGACTTCCTCGGCATCGACCGGCAGGTCATTGTGCAGGCCACGTGCCACGGTGCCGACAACAGCGCGCTCGTCGACGCATTGGCCGCCGCGGGCGAGCGCGCCCGCGGCATCGCGACGATCCGCGGCGACGAGCCCGACGAGGAGCTCGCCCGGCTGCACGCGGCCGGCGTGCGCGGCATCCGGCTCAACTTCGTCCGCCGGCTCGTGGACCCGAAGCCCGACGCGTACTACCACGACCTCGCCGCCCGGATCACGCCGCTGGGCTGGCACCTCGTGGTGTACTTCGAGGCTGCGGACCTCGCCGAGAAGTGGGACTTCTTCACGTCGCTGCCGACCACGGTCCTTGTCGACCACATGGGCCGCCCCGACGTGACGAAACCCGTCGACGGCCCCGAGTTCGGCCGGTTCCGCACGCTGCTGCGCGAGCACCCGAACTTCCACGTCAAGGTCACCGGCCCGGAGCGGCTCACCGTCGCGGGCCCGCCGTACGACGACGTGGTGCCGTTCGGCCGGGCGCTGGTCGAGGAGTTCCCCGACCGCGTCCTGTGGGGCACGGACTGGCCGCACCCCAACATGAAGAGCCACATGCCCGACGACGGCAAGCTCGTGGACTTCGTGCCGCGGATCGCCCCGACGGACGAGGCGCGGCGGAAACTGCTGATCACCAACCCGATGCGGCTCTACTGGGGCGAGTGA
- a CDS encoding 4-carboxy-4-hydroxy-2-oxoadipate aldolase/oxaloacetate decarboxylase: protein MNTVVVTDVPRAPGAKIDELAGFGVATVHEALGRTGYLGTEHRPLHRGSRIGGSAVTALCWPGDNLMIHAAVEQCRPGDILVVTTASPSTDGMFGELLATSLVSRGVRGLVIDAGVRDVAELKEMGFPVWSRAISAQGTVKATAGAVNVPVTVGGETIRPGDVILADDDGVLCVRQGDVERGITASKARLAKEEATRAALAGGELGLDRYHLREKLAELGVRYVTAEEYAKEQA from the coding sequence ATGAACACAGTGGTGGTGACCGACGTCCCGCGGGCGCCCGGCGCGAAGATCGACGAGCTGGCCGGCTTCGGAGTCGCCACGGTGCACGAAGCACTCGGGCGCACGGGCTACCTGGGCACCGAACACCGGCCGCTGCACCGCGGCTCGCGCATCGGCGGCTCGGCCGTGACTGCGCTGTGCTGGCCCGGCGACAACCTGATGATCCACGCCGCGGTCGAGCAGTGCCGGCCCGGCGACATCCTGGTCGTCACCACGGCTTCGCCGTCCACCGACGGGATGTTCGGCGAGCTGCTGGCCACGTCGCTGGTGTCGCGCGGCGTGCGCGGGCTCGTGATCGACGCCGGTGTGCGCGACGTGGCGGAGCTGAAGGAGATGGGCTTCCCGGTGTGGTCGCGTGCGATCAGCGCGCAGGGCACCGTGAAGGCCACCGCGGGCGCGGTGAACGTGCCGGTGACCGTCGGCGGCGAGACCATCCGCCCCGGCGACGTGATCCTGGCCGACGACGACGGGGTACTGTGCGTGCGCCAGGGCGACGTCGAGCGCGGCATCACCGCGTCGAAGGCGCGCCTGGCCAAGGAGGAGGCGACCCGCGCCGCGCTGGCCGGTGGCGAGCTGGGGCTGGACCGCTACCACCTGCGCGAGAAGCTCGCCGAGCTGGGCGTGCGCTATGTGACCGCCGAGGAGTACGCGAAGGAACAGGCGTGA
- a CDS encoding GntR family transcriptional regulator — protein MPTTPKEGEAGKQAALDALRAALMAGDVVPGQRLVEAELADTFGVTRASMRAALIDLTADGLVERIPHRGARVRVVSIEEAVAITECRMVLEGLCAAKAAEKVTDDQIGSLRELAVRLQAAVDDGESMKYSELNRELHRAVREIAGQPVAAELLERLHAQIVRHQFRLAMRAGRPHVSLPEHLAIIDAIARRDPDAAEQAARAHLRSVITALRDTEN, from the coding sequence ATGCCCACCACGCCGAAGGAAGGGGAGGCCGGGAAGCAGGCCGCGCTCGATGCGCTGCGGGCCGCCCTGATGGCGGGAGACGTCGTCCCGGGGCAGCGGCTGGTGGAGGCCGAGCTGGCCGACACGTTCGGCGTCACGCGCGCGAGCATGCGGGCCGCCCTGATCGACCTGACCGCCGACGGCCTGGTGGAGCGCATTCCGCACCGCGGGGCCCGGGTGCGGGTGGTGTCGATCGAGGAGGCCGTGGCCATCACCGAGTGCCGCATGGTGCTCGAAGGCCTGTGTGCGGCCAAGGCCGCGGAGAAGGTGACCGACGACCAGATCGGCTCGCTGCGTGAGCTGGCGGTGCGCCTGCAGGCGGCCGTCGACGACGGCGAATCGATGAAGTACTCGGAGCTCAACCGCGAGCTGCACCGCGCGGTGCGGGAGATCGCCGGCCAGCCGGTGGCGGCGGAGCTGCTCGAGCGGCTCCACGCCCAGATCGTCCGCCACCAGTTCCGGCTCGCCATGCGCGCGGGCCGGCCGCACGTGTCGCTGCCCGAGCACCTGGCGATCATCGACGCGATCGCCCGCCGCGACCCGGACGCCGCCGAACAGGCGGCCCGGGCGCACCTGCGCAGCGTGATCACCGCGCTGCGCGACACCGAAAACTGA